The DNA region TATAAATCTTTGTAAGCTTATAAGTAGATAACATAAGCATTTAATAACATAAcataaacatttaaataaaacaagtaaTAAGTTTTACATAAAAAACTATGCAAATGAATAATACTTTGAAAGGAGTTAAGGACTTCCCCTTACCTCATACTGCAGCTATTAAGACTGATTTGTACCGTTAATCACCTAAACCGATAGAATTCAGCTATATCAACTTTAAGCTAAACACATAGGTTCTATCTATAAGTCTATCTTGACTATGCCCGATCCCTTAATAAAATTGGATCAATTATaccccttattattattattattaaaacaaataagCAACTCAACCTTCCAAGAGTTTTCTACGAAATTCCAAGTTTCATGATCAACAGATTGCTAACTTCTTTTTCATTAATGGATGCTGTATGTATAATTTACTAAAGACAAAACTAAGCTTATTCCTTAAAAACAAATTCGGTTTTTCTGTCTTTTTCCATATTACTACTCTACGGGTGTTGTTGGTGTAGTTcactaaaaacaaatttaacCAAAACTCATATTTCTTTAATTCATTTAAAGTTTTAAACCCATTGCAGTAACGCATTGTATGCTTATAGGtaaataatttaagaaatatttttgtatgGTTTATTATACTTACACCTTTGCAGTAAGGTATTATGAATCATGACTAAATCGAAACTTCAtggttcaaaaagcttaaaatttgATAACCAAAAGAAACATTCCtttttcaatttataaataCCCTTGTGCAGTTacgcatacatatatatatatatataaggttccTAAATGACAAAAACAGTCCCTATTTCCTCAATTACAGATTCGGTCAAGATATGCTTTTCTAGAAAAAATTTTGTCGATAGCAAGTAACAACCAAAAAGCTTcgtatttaatatatatttaggaaaaatacagtttaccccccttaagttttagagatttttcaattttaacctcaaagtttaaaaattaacaatctacccccttgaagttttaaaaattggcaatttaaaccctccgtttaatttttccatcaaaatagacagaaatctatgaaattacattaCTACCCtcatgcttttttaaaaaaatttccgttcaatttaacgaaaaaattaaacgaaaagtttaaattgccaatttttgaaacttcagggggtagattgtcgatttttgaactttgaggttaaaattgaaaactcctaaaacttcaggggggtaaactacATTTTcccctatatatttatatttatatcttttatttcTAAAATCTGAATAACAATTTCTATAAATCTAACTGTGTACGTTTACAAACCACACAATatctaaaaaaatatgaagaaatttcCTTAGTAGGTACATCTAAAGAACgatagagaagaaaagaaaataaaagttttctCGGAAATCGAGAATTTTAAGAGAGAAATTCTATGCGGTTTTGGGTTGCGTGAGAACACGTACGCATTGGTGAGCTTGTACGTGAGTTTtgataaaagagagagaaacgtgtTTGTGAGTGAAATGAGAGAACGTGCATGGGTTGTAGGGGGTTTaatccatttagtgcatttctAATGCAAgagtcaaatgttacttttatctagaatagctcttcaaatattcaaaaaatctcCCATATTGGatgaaccaaaaatatatataaaatagatatttgattagaagagctaaaaaaaaagttaaatgtagcagtactttttaagggagccattttattttttaatgtttctctctcctactttatctttttcccaaatcttttcccactttttttttagaaatatagctaatccgATGTagagacacttaaaaatggcttagttaaactaaataaaagtgagttttgaaaagccattttacataaaaatatggctcttccattgggaatgctttTAGATAGCTTCtaggaatttaattttaaaagcatcTAGTTAGAAGAGAGATAAGATATTTTCAGAAAATACATATgctttaataaattaattcgATAAAATTTGAATTCCCAGATATAAAGCAGTCTTTATCTTAttgctttaaatttttaaactcAAACTTTAAAATGGAAATTGTCAACAAACTGCATTACCATATATTTGCATGATATTGtgaaatcttttaaattttgtaactgtttaatatttaaatatttaaataaaatattggaaacttataaatacaattaaattttattgactCATATTTGGGCTTTTGATCCATTTTTACTAAGCTGTTTAGACCCAACAAGTCAAGCATGCACATCTAACCTATCCTCAAGTCTAATATGTAAATCTATTATGAGCTTAAATAATATTCACATAAGATCATTATAACACATAGAGAAACCCTGAATGGaatattgtggtgtttttttctTACTATTAATGACTCTTTTTTGTCCTATTCTTTCCGTTCTAATAAATACAAGCTATTCAATTAGCCAATTTAGCCCCATTCTCGTGGAAAAAGGAAAGTTCCCTCTAATTTTTGCAGGCTGCCCTAGACTCCTCCACCTTGGCTCATCTTGCACCTTCATTCTTCAATTAAATTCCAAAAGGGCGGTTAATGATATTATAGTACAACTTTCGGATTGCACATTTCACCATATGGAGGGGTTATGGTTCAACgtcaattttaatttcattttattgaTGGACATTGTACACCAGAAACGCATTGATGCCTACATGTTTGAAGCCAGCTTACAAATTAAATCCAGaccgttgaaaaaattatagtttttttttatttttttatttttatttatacaggacctaagccaaatccactTGGAAAACTAGTATTTTCACATGAAAGACCATATTTATTACGAAATCCTCGTAAAAGATTCAAAAGGGATGGTTACCATTAAATGCTCTAACTTTAAATCTTGACTATGAAATGGAGAAAATCTTATTCCAAATTGCAGTCTAAAAGATTCATTCAAGCAAAAAGAAACTAGCCACGCTTAGACATATGTAGATTTGAACTTACTACTCAGATGCTTCTTTCCTCTTGGCCTTCTCTTTCTCAAGTAAGTAAATTTTCTCTGCTTCAGGAATAGCCAACATGATTGTGCGCAGCTTGAGATTCATCTCCTCCACCTTTTCCATGAGCTTGTCATTTGTAAACATGGCCAAAACAATGCTTTGGATGGTTCCCCAGCTTTCTATTAGTGGTAAAACAATAATTACAGCAGAACAAATGGTGCCCCATGCCATAGCAATCACTGCCCAGAATGTGAAGTACCCCTTACTGAATACTCCTGCATCATACAAAATTAAGTTACCGAATTATAGTCGGGACAATGGATCTTTCATTAAcatatagagtaatgctatttaataaacTCTTATACAACTACCAAACAACTACGATAAGTAAAACGAAAAATCAACTGTCATGTTCCAGCCTACTAAATATCATTCCCCTGTCATATATCAATGAGGTTCTTCACTGAAAGGACAATTATGTTTGGAAGACTACAATAGCATGGACTTGTTCATGCAGCTACCTAGTAATAGAATTTACCTGctggaagagagagaagaggccACAATATGACAATCAGAACAGTAAAACCAACACCCCATTTTACTATCCATGCTTTAGCTCTCATCAGTTTTTGCTCATTAAACTCTTCTGCTGGCTGCTCACTCTTTTCCTTCTCAACCACTGTGATCTGCCTAGTGGTACCCCAGTCATAATTTTGAGGCCACAAAATGCTACAAATAGCATGAACAGCTCCTCCGGTAAGTAGAGAGACAAGGTTTCCGGCAAGCATAGGTGCATTTCGCCCGGTTGTATCAAGATTTACCCGGCCATACTCGGATTTTGTAACTGACAACCAAGTGATTATTCCAAGAACACAACCACTGGTGGCACCAAGGATGGCACCAATTGCATTTGCTTTTCTCCACAGAAGCATAAAAGCAATCGGCATAACTGCTGAACCAATGAGCACTCCCATGACTAGATACATCCAGCCCAAGGAAATCCCAGCTTTGTTGAGTATTACTGCTAACATCCCCATAAAGCATCCAAAGATAAGGACAACACCCCTTGACACCCTAAGGATTTGCTTCCCACTTGCCTCTGGATTTATGTAAGTACGATAGATATCATATGTGCATAATGAGGATACTGCAATCAACTCAGATGAACCAGCAGATGTCACTGCCCTGATCATTATAAACATAATCAAAGGTTAAATATATAGGATTTAGAGAACTTGGAGTTTGGAGCATATTAGGCATTCAAATGTAGGAAAAACCATTAAGATGAAAACAAAATGCAAACCTTATAGTATTTCACATCAGCCAATCTTTTAGAATAttgaaaaccaaaatgaaaattgatttaactGACCCTTCCAGGTCTCCTGTAAGTACTTACATGAAAAGCATAGTAAGAAGAAGAACAGATCCTGCCTTCCCCATCAAAGCTATAGCAGTAGCAGGAGGAACAAGTCCATGGCTTGCCTCACTTGCTGTAATCGGTAAATCGAGGGCGAGTGCTCCCAAACCCAGTGATGTTGCCAAAGAGAATGGCACTGCAAACCATACTAACCCACCCAACAAGTAGCCCTTATGAGTTGATGAAGGTCTTGCAGCAATGGCACTCACCCAATATCCctagaattttattatttgaaaagtGTTAGTATCTGAGGCTCATTCTAAAATGGAAAAATACAAGGGAAATGGGCTTACATTGTCAACAAACACAGCGCCAAAGTTGCCAACAATGTTGATAATCCCAAAAACAAGCCCGCCGGAACTCAACATTGTCAAGTAAGACCCTTTGTAATTCCCACTAACTGGGCCACAAGATTGCCCATCATGGGAAAGTGGCTCCTCACATATTCTTGATTTGCTTGCTACCTCAACCAGATGATTGTATACAACACTAGGGCTACCAAGCTTACTGCTTGCCGTGTAAACCAAGTAGACAAAGATGACTAAAACAATATGTACTGAAGCcaaaagtaaacaaaacaaatctcaGGCTAAGACCAGAATATAAATCAAACATTACATAGAAAATTTTCAGACAATAATCGAGTAAATTACCTATAACAGAATGTATATAGCTAGCCAAGAAGGTTGCTTTTAGTCCTCCAGCTAGTGTGTACAAAATAACTCCAAGTGGTATCAGAAAGCTAGCAGCATAAATGTTCACTCCAGTCAGTGCATTTACAACAGCAGATCCACCAAGGAGCAACATTGCTGTTACAGTCATATTTGTCAAAAAGCAGAAGGGAAGGAAGACAATGTGCGCCACAGTCCCCCAACTGGCATTAGATGAAGATTATCATTAAGTTAGAGGCAAAAGATCTAGCAGAAAAGTATTTAGCAAACAGTACACAACTTACCGAGCTTTTACTATTTCACAAACAGTATGAGCATAAGGAGCCTTTCTTTTGATCTCTATAGCAATTATACCAAACAAGAGTACCTGttcaaaaacaatattaaaatcaattACTATTATAGAATTTCTAATGATGAGAAGAATTTATAGAATTTCAACAGTTGAAGGGAGGCAAATTTTCATTGAAGATACCTGGATGGTAGCCCCACTAGCATACCAGAAAGGCCCACTGACACCATATTCCCAAGCAACATTGGAACTTTGCAGGATTGTAGCAGCGCATGTCCACTTTACAAATTcccccattaaaattttatgtcaATAGAAATATCAGGTCCATCTAAATGTGCCAAGACTGTGGAAATTACCTGAGATACAACCACACTAGCAATAAGTCCAGTCTTGACGTTTCTCCCTGCAGTGTTGAACCATTCGGATGTATGGCGAGACCCAACATAACGCTTCTCCAGCCATACCTGATCCCACAAGTAAGTTTATGGTCAGaaacaataaattaaccaaaaactgAGTGgtaataataattatagtttTCAAGCGTGATGAATTTTCAAACAAATGGTGGCAGAGAATAATCATAGGCTTCTATATTTCATCTATATCTTTGACAGcatcaacaaaacaaacataaagTGGACAGACAATGTTTCATTAAAGGGAAACTTCAATGTCCTTGAATCAAATTTGGTTTTctctataaaaacaaaaagaaacgaGAAACAGTTCCACCTTGTTCTTGGAATGTTTTTGTTATAGccaataacaaaaagaaaggacattaaaagaaaatggttgGTTACAGACAATAACTTATTCTTGGAATTCTGCAAGGGTAACCCCTTCAATAACCTTGGCATTTGGAGCAAACAATtcattaaaagtttaagccaGAAGTGTTTAGGGACTGATTTAAAGAACAATTTCTGAAGTATAACCAAAGATGTTAGGGAACCAGTGGATTTTGGAGTAAAATCCTCAAAATTAAGTCTCCTACCAGGCCTTTCCTGAAATTCTTGATAGGCAAATGGGACACACAAATTCTCGTGGCATGATATAATACTTGCCTTATGCaggggaaaaacaaaaaaaaaaaaggaagttaaCCGGTGGACTAGACTTCAAAAAGAGATGATTATTCATACTAGTATCATTAAAAAATGAACATATATAGTTCACAACTTTCCATCGCATGAAAAACTTTTTCGAGTCAAAATACCTTTCAAAATTATTAGCAAACATATGCAGTAGTTTTccagaaaaatgttttcaacggAAAACGTTTTACTATCAGAAAACGTTTTTTGTCGAAACAAGCGAAGCTAAATAAAATCCAAACGAAAATATTACATAAAGCATCTagaaacgaagaaaaaaaattggcttaataataattagaagatACTTCACTTAACCTTTTGAATTGTTATCATTTTTGCAATGCCCCCTAAAattcaatttctctcaatttaatgaatcgaactttaaatttttttcaatgcccctccattagaatttttctttaaatcccaacaaaattcccaaaataccctcatttgttttggaaaaaaagaaagaaaaaaattgcaaagattaagaCGTTGGTCCCAAGTTAAcggtatttgcaaaaatacttaTGCCTCAAtcttagtaaaaaaatttaaataattttttttaaaaaaaaggtggggggggtattttggaaattttgttaggatttaacagaaaattctaacgaacgtgagaatttgaaaaaaattaaaagttcgatatactaaattgaaaggttttaaactttaagaGGGACATTGTAAAAAGAGTGACAATTCAATGGAGGTAAGTGAAGTTGCAATAGTGCTTTGTAGCACCTATAGAGAACTTAATTCAAACATGTATAGATTTACGCTTAGTTTTTCATGATGCAGATTTACGCTTAGTGTTTTTGACTTACTCAAAGTGGTTGTTAGCTGCTACATTCCATGGAGGGATCTGTTTACTGACTATAGTTGATTAGTGGAGATTGGTTGTTCATATACATGGGATTTGTTGCTCATTTTTAGGCAGTGGAGATGGTGGGTTATTATCTAAATCTTGGAGAGCCCAAGTAAGACGTCTGAAATAAACATTATCTTAGCCcaaccagttttttttttttttttcctctctttcaacAAAGACTACAGCACCAAGATGAAAACagtaatgttaaatatatttagGCAAATACAGAAACAGGGCCGGCTCATGTCCTAGGTgagttaggccctcgcctagggcccccaatttaataaggcctaaaaaaaaaattttgagttaaaaaaaaatttaaaaaaaaaaaattatttttgaccaaaaaaaaaattgaaggcccaaatgttatttaatagggcctaaaaattttttttatccaaatttaatgcctcaatttaataagaccccaattaataagcttactataaattttaaaaataattcaaaaaataaattaaaaaaggacaaagcatTAATGCCTTATACATCATTACGCCAATTCCCTAAAGCTCCTGATGCTACAGTACACGCCTGACGCTACAGTACACACCTACATCATTCATTCATCCTCTTGCCCTCtttatagaaattttttgtttttgatgagaaaatataaacgttagtaataaaatattaccatttattttctatttattatttagccatctagggaaagtcaagagccaaaaatataaactgctgtcaactatgggcattttaaatatcagtcTCTATATTTTCCACTTtacctctcctctttgcttgctcttttctgagtttttcttctctgcctatctcatcattttctcttcctctccgactccgagtgactaagtctcttgtcctatctccaagaactgcttcataattcctttgccaaatcaggttttattgttctatttttgtcatttattttattatagtcataatttttttttgataaatcgtgtttgtttaatttgttagtatttttaattaaacatgtctactagaaaatatgcatctggatatgaaaaacttaaaaaaaaaagacaaattgattgaatctcaaaaaggagctctaaataaatttgttattagcaataaacaaaatattgaggataatttaggtgaaaaactcataaatgaacaagaaactcatcaaaaagaattaaaagataatgaaaatgatattaatgtatctaaatctattactatatatatatatatatatgttactttaaaaaagaaaaaattgaattaaaaaaaaaattgttacttaaaaaaaaaaaaaaaa from Corylus avellana chromosome ca10, CavTom2PMs-1.0 includes:
- the LOC132164620 gene encoding urea-proton symporter DUR3-like codes for the protein MATSQSQCPPLGFSGNYYHLSQGGCVRQSSFFDGKPVLNQAVGYSVILGFGAFFTVFTSFLVWLEKRYVGSRHTSEWFNTAGRNVKTGLIASVVVSQWTCAATILQSSNVAWEYGVSGPFWYASGATIQVLLFGIIAIEIKRKAPYAHTVCEIVKARWGTVAHIVFLPFCFLTNMTVTAMLLLGGSAVVNALTGVNIYAASFLIPLGVILYTLAGGLKATFLASYIHSVIVHIVLVIFVYLVYTASSKLGSPSVVYNHLVEVASKSRICEEPLSHDGQSCGPVSGNYKGSYLTMLSSGGLVFGIINIVGNFGAVFVDNGYWVSAIAARPSSTHKGYLLGGLVWFAVPFSLATSLGLGALALDLPITASEASHGLVPPATAIALMGKAGSVLLLTMLFMAVTSAGSSELIAVSSLCTYDIYRTYINPEASGKQILRVSRGVVLIFGCFMGMLAVILNKAGISLGWMYLVMGVLIGSAVMPIAFMLLWRKANAIGAILGATSGCVLGIITWLSVTKSEYGRVNLDTTGRNAPMLAGNLVSLLTGGAVHAICSILWPQNYDWGTTRQITVVEKEKSEQPAEEFNEQKLMRAKAWIVKWGVGFTVLIVILWPLLSLPAGVFSKGYFTFWAVIAMAWGTICSAVIIVLPLIESWGTIQSIVLAMFTNDKLMEKVEEMNLKLRTIMLAIPEAEKIYLLEKEKAKRKEASE